The Saccharopolyspora gloriosae genome window below encodes:
- a CDS encoding DNA-formamidopyrimidine glycosylase family protein: MPELPDVEGFRRVAERATGRTVYEVEVRDAQVLRGVSESEFRAAMRGTRLGTPWRHGKWLALPTGERFPQLLLHFGMTGRLLWCDPGDELHAHDRVLLRCDGGDLRYRDMRKLTGLHLARERADVDALLGDLGPDALAASAADYRRRITRTRRGVKSALMDQAVLAGLGNLTVDEVLWQSHIHPARGTRELSSDDLSRLSRRAHAVLRQSAKVAHVPDRPSWLTGHRDEPDPHCPRCTTALTRSTTAGRTTYHCPHCQPL, translated from the coding sequence GTGCCAGAACTGCCGGACGTCGAAGGATTCCGCCGGGTCGCCGAGCGCGCGACGGGGCGGACCGTGTACGAGGTCGAAGTGCGCGACGCGCAGGTGCTGCGCGGAGTCTCGGAATCCGAGTTCCGCGCGGCGATGCGCGGAACGCGGCTCGGCACCCCGTGGCGGCACGGCAAGTGGCTCGCACTGCCCACCGGTGAGCGGTTCCCGCAGCTGCTGCTGCACTTCGGCATGACCGGCCGCCTGCTGTGGTGCGACCCCGGCGACGAGCTCCACGCCCACGACCGCGTGCTGCTGCGCTGCGACGGCGGGGACCTGCGGTACCGGGACATGCGCAAGCTCACCGGACTGCACCTGGCACGCGAGCGGGCCGACGTCGACGCGCTGCTCGGCGACCTCGGCCCGGACGCGCTCGCCGCCTCCGCCGCCGACTACCGGCGCCGGATCACCCGCACCAGGCGCGGCGTCAAATCCGCGCTGATGGACCAGGCGGTGCTCGCGGGTCTCGGCAACCTCACCGTCGACGAGGTGCTGTGGCAGTCGCACATCCACCCCGCCCGCGGCACCCGCGAACTCAGCTCGGACGACCTCTCCCGGCTCAGCAGGCGAGCCCACGCGGTGCTGCGCCAGTCCGCGAAGGTCGCGCACGTCCCGGACCGGCCGTCCTGGCTCACCGGTCACCGCGACGAGCCGGACCCGCACTGCCCGCGCTGCACCACCGCACTCACCCGGAGCACCACAGCAGGCAGGACCACCTACCACTGCCCCCACTGCCAACCCCTGTGA
- a CDS encoding MerR family transcriptional regulator, producing MPPRQVKIGDAAAFVGTTPRAIRHYHEIGLLPEPERGGDGRRRYGYEDMIRLLWIRKMADAGIALDDIRTASTTGADGEAGVAGVLERLAGTLAAQEAELRRQRTAVQRMRTEGSRLGLLSDFVTDRLKGLPADSLRQEDLDGLLVTERIFGPLGAAVRATRFIALAAHPALREESDRVDAAEEALDDGVAVDDPRVAQVAAERHAFESALHAAIERSGLDEDDDALFEAWDAAHPAEDETDSMSAFEATTKLPYDISPARLRCMELAEELSTQDAPTT from the coding sequence ATGCCGCCCCGTCAGGTCAAGATCGGTGACGCGGCGGCCTTCGTCGGCACCACGCCGCGGGCGATTCGCCACTACCACGAGATCGGCCTGCTCCCCGAGCCGGAGCGGGGTGGCGACGGCCGCCGCCGCTACGGGTACGAGGACATGATCCGCTTGCTGTGGATCCGCAAGATGGCCGACGCCGGCATCGCCCTGGACGACATCCGCACCGCCTCTACCACCGGCGCGGACGGCGAAGCGGGCGTCGCAGGCGTCCTGGAACGGCTGGCGGGGACCCTCGCCGCGCAGGAGGCGGAATTGCGGCGGCAGCGGACCGCCGTGCAGCGGATGCGCACCGAAGGAAGCCGGTTGGGCCTGCTCTCCGACTTCGTCACCGATCGCCTCAAGGGCCTGCCCGCGGACTCCCTGCGCCAGGAGGACCTGGACGGTCTGCTGGTCACCGAGCGGATCTTCGGCCCGCTCGGTGCGGCCGTCCGGGCCACCCGCTTCATCGCGCTGGCCGCGCACCCCGCGCTGCGGGAGGAATCCGACCGCGTCGACGCGGCCGAGGAGGCGCTCGACGACGGCGTCGCCGTCGACGATCCGCGAGTGGCGCAAGTGGCCGCCGAGCGGCACGCCTTCGAGAGCGCCCTGCACGCCGCCATCGAGCGATCCGGTCTGGACGAGGACGACGATGCCCTCTTCGAAGCCTGGGACGCCGCGCACCCCGCCGAGGACGAGACCGACTCCATGAGCGCGTTCGAAGCCACCACCAAGCTGCCCTACGACATCTCCCCGGCCCGGCTGCGCTGCATGGAACTGGCAGAAGAACTCTCCACCCAAGACGCGCCCACCACCTGA
- a CDS encoding cytochrome P450, with translation MTDLFTASDPFAALAELRAAGPVHRVRTPDGPEAWLLTRYADVRGLLGDQRLALNREHSNGADYAGFDLPPQLDAHLLNSDPPRHTRLRREIAPSFTAQRVRAMAPEVRAVAGELARSLPADVDLVADFAVVLPVRVIAELLPLPAEARRDFAAWADALLRHSPGSEPRARDTMHDMRRIIGGALGSAPPDGTLLSGLLTARAGERLDSDELTSMVFYLLFVWYEIMVHAVSSAVLRLLGTGASLDQGVEEVLRFHPPQLLAAPRYALAELTVDGVTVPAGDTLLLSLASANRDEHVFDDAEAFSPERSPNPHLSLGHGIHACPASALTRVIAVAAVEALREARPGLSLAVTPETATWRGNFRHRGPATLPSSPG, from the coding sequence GTGACCGACCTCTTCACCGCGTCCGATCCGTTCGCCGCGCTCGCCGAGCTGCGCGCCGCGGGCCCGGTGCACCGCGTCCGCACCCCGGACGGCCCGGAGGCGTGGCTGCTCACCCGCTACGCCGACGTGCGCGGCTTGCTCGGCGATCAGCGGCTCGCGCTGAACCGGGAGCACTCGAACGGCGCGGACTACGCGGGTTTCGACCTGCCGCCGCAGCTGGACGCGCACCTGCTCAACAGCGATCCGCCCCGGCACACCCGGCTGCGCCGGGAGATCGCGCCGAGCTTCACCGCGCAGCGGGTGCGAGCGATGGCGCCGGAAGTGCGTGCGGTGGCGGGAGAACTCGCCCGTTCGCTGCCCGCGGACGTGGACCTGGTCGCCGATTTCGCCGTGGTGCTGCCGGTGCGGGTCATCGCCGAGCTGCTGCCGCTGCCCGCCGAGGCGCGGCGGGACTTCGCGGCGTGGGCGGACGCGCTGCTGCGCCACTCCCCCGGTTCGGAGCCGCGCGCGCGGGACACGATGCACGACATGCGGCGGATCATCGGCGGCGCGCTGGGGTCCGCACCGCCGGATGGGACGTTGCTGTCCGGGCTGCTCACCGCTCGCGCCGGAGAGCGGCTCGACTCCGACGAGCTCACCAGCATGGTGTTCTACCTGCTGTTCGTCTGGTACGAGATCATGGTGCACGCGGTGTCGTCGGCGGTGCTGCGCCTGCTCGGGACCGGCGCCTCGCTCGATCAGGGCGTGGAGGAGGTGCTGCGCTTCCACCCGCCGCAGCTGCTCGCCGCTCCCCGCTACGCGCTGGCGGAGCTGACCGTCGACGGCGTCACCGTTCCCGCCGGGGACACGCTGCTGCTGTCGCTGGCCTCGGCGAACCGCGACGAGCACGTCTTCGACGACGCGGAGGCGTTCTCCCCGGAGCGCTCCCCGAACCCGCACCTGAGCCTCGGCCACGGCATCCACGCCTGCCCCGCATCGGCCCTGACCCGGGTGATCGCGGTGGCGGCCGTGGAGGCGCTGCGCGAGGCCCGCCCCGGACTCTCCCTCGCCGTCACCCCGGAGACCGCCACCTGGCGCGGCAACTTCCGCCACCGCGGCCCGGCGACCCTGCCGAGCTCCCCGGGGTGA
- a CDS encoding MAB_1171c family putative transporter has protein sequence MFSVLYPLALLLQLSAFLWKLRDFLRDPRDPRLGAITLALLFVASGFNFAIPGVYLAVGAASGVPNLSTLAVYSSIVLCTASLQVCSVNLARDRESAVPAGRTLVLGTTAVLVVMALLFAVAPVHDAAHVLDFDAHYSGVAEIAVFLAVYLGAYSLGLVRSALICLRIRPHARDRWLRLGVTLVPIGVALGLGYSALKVVAVAATWLGGDLAVVSTVVAPVSATAGASVMAVGYVLPSMPRLLRRWRARRYLRPMLQALRPLDPELVRNTRLESAEYRWLIATDDLLRELRPYLDPRVVAVAERHADRAGLTGDERAATIEAARIAAGLRAHEAGERPGSGSAMIREDVGMDGAEAAVWRFPEQDPRRDLAEELHWLCLIGEAFTGPHPVVRDVLAELAPARPTAGTESPS, from the coding sequence GCGCGTTCCTCTGGAAGTTGCGCGATTTCCTGCGCGATCCGCGGGATCCGCGGCTGGGCGCGATCACGTTGGCGCTGCTGTTCGTGGCGTCGGGGTTCAACTTCGCCATCCCCGGTGTGTACCTGGCGGTCGGCGCCGCGTCCGGGGTGCCGAACCTGTCGACGCTGGCGGTGTACTCGTCGATCGTGCTGTGCACCGCGTCGTTGCAGGTGTGCTCGGTGAACCTGGCGCGGGACAGGGAGTCGGCGGTGCCCGCGGGCCGGACGCTGGTGCTGGGCACGACGGCGGTGCTGGTCGTGATGGCCCTGCTGTTCGCGGTCGCCCCGGTGCACGACGCGGCGCACGTGCTGGACTTCGACGCGCACTACTCGGGCGTCGCGGAGATCGCCGTCTTCCTCGCGGTGTACTTGGGCGCGTACTCGCTGGGCCTGGTGCGCAGCGCGCTGATCTGCCTGCGGATCCGCCCGCACGCGCGGGATCGCTGGCTGCGGCTGGGGGTGACGCTGGTGCCGATCGGCGTCGCGCTCGGCCTGGGGTATTCGGCGCTGAAGGTCGTCGCGGTCGCGGCCACGTGGCTCGGCGGGGACCTGGCCGTGGTGAGCACGGTGGTGGCGCCGGTCAGCGCGACCGCCGGGGCGAGCGTGATGGCGGTGGGCTACGTGCTGCCGTCGATGCCGCGTCTGCTGCGGCGCTGGCGGGCCCGCCGGTACCTGCGCCCGATGCTGCAGGCGTTGCGCCCGCTGGATCCGGAGCTGGTGCGCAACACCCGGCTGGAGTCGGCGGAGTACCGCTGGCTGATCGCCACCGACGACCTGCTGCGCGAGTTGCGCCCGTACCTGGATCCGCGGGTCGTCGCGGTGGCCGAGCGCCACGCCGACCGCGCCGGCCTCACCGGCGATGAGCGCGCCGCGACGATCGAGGCCGCGCGCATCGCCGCCGGGCTGCGCGCCCACGAAGCCGGTGAGCGGCCCGGTTCGGGCAGCGCCATGATCCGCGAGGACGTCGGCATGGACGGTGCCGAAGCAGCGGTGTGGCGCTTCCCGGAGCAGGATCCGCGGCGTGATCTGGCCGAGGAGCTGCACTGGCTGTGCTTGATCGGCGAGGCCTTCACCGGCCCGCACCCGGTGGTCCGGGACGTGCTGGCCGAACTCGCCCCGGCTCGTCCCACGGCAGGAACGGAATCCCCTTCGTGA